The Chroicocephalus ridibundus chromosome 2, bChrRid1.1, whole genome shotgun sequence genome includes a region encoding these proteins:
- the CEP76 gene encoding centrosomal protein of 76 kDa isoform X2, whose translation MSLPPEKASELKQIIHQQLVKMDVHGRIREVLAETIRDELAPEHQQLSTEDLIKALRQRGIVDDVMKELKFVTDVNEKEGTSAPKPSTHFVDREPPVLKKTNIDPTRRYLYLQVLGGKAFLEHLQEPEPLPGQICSTFTLCLHFRNQRFRSKPVPCACEPDFHDGFLLEVHKDSRGDGSKMADATTMLSICDPVHIVLIKTDTFGETTLVASYFLEWRSVLAAENGVTNIAVELLGVGTESKVSVGVLNIRLEMYPQLNKTLSPEVTNTQFALERQKTAEKERLFLVYAKQWWREYLQIRPTHNVRLVKIFAQDENGVNRPVCSYIRPLRAGRLLDTPRQAARFVSVLGYERAPVIGGGGGKQEQWCTLLAFLSRNKGDCEDHANLLCSLLLGFGLEAFVCAGTKAKGVPHTWVMTCGTDGTITFWESLTGHRYIHRPINPDDPPLVEQPKPLYPYRTIGCIFNHQKFFGNCQPSDAVEVCVFDLHDESKWKPMSGEAIKSVCSPGTTSSVPPFPPLCASTLDAAVASNEIEVQLRVLVSEHRKH comes from the exons ATGTCGCTGCCGCCGGAGAAAGCTTCCGAGCTGAAGCAGATCATCCACCAGCAGCTGGTCAAG atggaTGTTCATGGCAGGATAAGAGAAGTTCTTGCAGAGACTATACGTGACGAGTTAGCACCTGAGCATCAGCAGTTATCCACAGAAGATCTGATAAAAGCCTTAAGACAACGAGGAATCGTTGACGACGTTATGAAGGAACTTAAATTTGTAACT GATGTGAATGAAAAGGAGGGGACTTCAGCTCCAAAACCATCAACACATTTTGTTGACAGAGAACCAccagttctgaaaaaaa CTAACATTGACCCAACACGGAGGTATCTTTACCTTCAGGTTTTGGGTGGAAAAGCTTTTCTGGAACATCTTCAGGAACCGGAGCCTCTGCCTGGCCAAATCTGTTCTACCTTCACTCTGTGTTTACATTTTCGAAATCAGCGCTTCCGTTCTAAACCTGTCccctgtgcctgtgagccagatTTTCATGATGGATTTTTACTTGAAGTACACAAGGATAGCCGAG GTGATGGAAGTAAAATGGCGGACGCAACTACTATGTTATCTATATGTGATCCAGTGCATATAGTTCTGATCAAAACAGACACATTTGGTGAGACAACACTAGTAGCATCCTATTTCTTGGAGTGGCGATCTGTCTTGGCTGCAGAGAATGGCGTAACAAATATTGCTGTTGAACTCCTGGGTGTAG GTACAGAATCAAAGGTTTCTGTTGGCGTTTTAAACATCAGACTGGAAATGTATCCACAGCTTAATAAGACACTGTCTCCAGAAGTAACTAATACTCAA TTTGCTTTGGAACgtcagaaaacagcagaaaaagaacgGTTATTTCTTGTATATGCTAAACAGTGGTGGAGAGAGTACCTACAGATAAGGCCTACACACAACGTAAGGCTAGTAAAGATTTTTGCACAG GATGAAAATGGAGTAAACCGTCCAGTATGTTCATATATCAGACCACTTCGAGCAGGCCGGTTACTAGACACTCCCAGACAAGCAGCGCGATTTGTCAGTGTCCTGGGTTATGAAAGAGCTCCTGTCATTGGGGGAGGTGGTGGCAAACAAGAACAGTGGTGCACCCTTCTTGCTTTTTTATCTAGAAACAAG GGTGACTGTGAAGATCATGCTAACCTTCTGTGCAGTCTTCTtcttgggtttgggttggaagcctTTGTGTGTGCtggaacaaaagcaaaaggaGTCCCCCACACTTGGGTAATGACTTGTGGCACTGATGGAACAATTACTTTTTGGGAGAGCTTAACAGGACATAG GTACATCCACAGACCTATCAACCCTGATGACCCTCCACTGGTTGAACAACCCAAGCCACTGTATCCTTATCGCACGATTGGTTGTATCTTCAACCATCAAAAATTCTTTGGAAATTGTCAGCCCTCTGACGCTGTGGAGGTCTGTGTGTTTGACCTGCACGATGAATCTAAATGGAAACCCATGAGCGGCGAAGCAATAAAATCTGTATGTTCCCCTGGAACAACATCTTCAgttcccccttttcctcctctgtgtgcTTCCACACTAGATGCTGCGGTAGCAAGCAACGAGATAGAAGTGCAGCTGAGAGTACTGGTCTCTGAACACAGAAAG CACTAG
- the CEP76 gene encoding centrosomal protein of 76 kDa isoform X1 has protein sequence MSLPPEKASELKQIIHQQLVKMDVHGRIREVLAETIRDELAPEHQQLSTEDLIKALRQRGIVDDVMKELKFVTDVNEKEGTSAPKPSTHFVDREPPVLKKTNIDPTRRYLYLQVLGGKAFLEHLQEPEPLPGQICSTFTLCLHFRNQRFRSKPVPCACEPDFHDGFLLEVHKDSRGDGSKMADATTMLSICDPVHIVLIKTDTFGETTLVASYFLEWRSVLAAENGVTNIAVELLGVGTESKVSVGVLNIRLEMYPQLNKTLSPEVTNTQFALERQKTAEKERLFLVYAKQWWREYLQIRPTHNVRLVKIFAQDENGVNRPVCSYIRPLRAGRLLDTPRQAARFVSVLGYERAPVIGGGGGKQEQWCTLLAFLSRNKGDCEDHANLLCSLLLGFGLEAFVCAGTKAKGVPHTWVMTCGTDGTITFWESLTGHRYIHRPINPDDPPLVEQPKPLYPYRTIGCIFNHQKFFGNCQPSDAVEVCVFDLHDESKWKPMSGEAIKSVCSPGTTSSVPPFPPLCASTLDAAVASNEIEVQLRVLVSEHRKDLGLSTVWDDHLSYLLSPALAAYELERTTSISAGNEEFQDAVRRAVPDGHTFKGFPIHFVYRNARRAFATCLRSPFCEEVVCCRGDQVRLAVRVRVFTYPESACAVWIMFACKYRSVL, from the exons ATGTCGCTGCCGCCGGAGAAAGCTTCCGAGCTGAAGCAGATCATCCACCAGCAGCTGGTCAAG atggaTGTTCATGGCAGGATAAGAGAAGTTCTTGCAGAGACTATACGTGACGAGTTAGCACCTGAGCATCAGCAGTTATCCACAGAAGATCTGATAAAAGCCTTAAGACAACGAGGAATCGTTGACGACGTTATGAAGGAACTTAAATTTGTAACT GATGTGAATGAAAAGGAGGGGACTTCAGCTCCAAAACCATCAACACATTTTGTTGACAGAGAACCAccagttctgaaaaaaa CTAACATTGACCCAACACGGAGGTATCTTTACCTTCAGGTTTTGGGTGGAAAAGCTTTTCTGGAACATCTTCAGGAACCGGAGCCTCTGCCTGGCCAAATCTGTTCTACCTTCACTCTGTGTTTACATTTTCGAAATCAGCGCTTCCGTTCTAAACCTGTCccctgtgcctgtgagccagatTTTCATGATGGATTTTTACTTGAAGTACACAAGGATAGCCGAG GTGATGGAAGTAAAATGGCGGACGCAACTACTATGTTATCTATATGTGATCCAGTGCATATAGTTCTGATCAAAACAGACACATTTGGTGAGACAACACTAGTAGCATCCTATTTCTTGGAGTGGCGATCTGTCTTGGCTGCAGAGAATGGCGTAACAAATATTGCTGTTGAACTCCTGGGTGTAG GTACAGAATCAAAGGTTTCTGTTGGCGTTTTAAACATCAGACTGGAAATGTATCCACAGCTTAATAAGACACTGTCTCCAGAAGTAACTAATACTCAA TTTGCTTTGGAACgtcagaaaacagcagaaaaagaacgGTTATTTCTTGTATATGCTAAACAGTGGTGGAGAGAGTACCTACAGATAAGGCCTACACACAACGTAAGGCTAGTAAAGATTTTTGCACAG GATGAAAATGGAGTAAACCGTCCAGTATGTTCATATATCAGACCACTTCGAGCAGGCCGGTTACTAGACACTCCCAGACAAGCAGCGCGATTTGTCAGTGTCCTGGGTTATGAAAGAGCTCCTGTCATTGGGGGAGGTGGTGGCAAACAAGAACAGTGGTGCACCCTTCTTGCTTTTTTATCTAGAAACAAG GGTGACTGTGAAGATCATGCTAACCTTCTGTGCAGTCTTCTtcttgggtttgggttggaagcctTTGTGTGTGCtggaacaaaagcaaaaggaGTCCCCCACACTTGGGTAATGACTTGTGGCACTGATGGAACAATTACTTTTTGGGAGAGCTTAACAGGACATAG GTACATCCACAGACCTATCAACCCTGATGACCCTCCACTGGTTGAACAACCCAAGCCACTGTATCCTTATCGCACGATTGGTTGTATCTTCAACCATCAAAAATTCTTTGGAAATTGTCAGCCCTCTGACGCTGTGGAGGTCTGTGTGTTTGACCTGCACGATGAATCTAAATGGAAACCCATGAGCGGCGAAGCAATAAAATCTGTATGTTCCCCTGGAACAACATCTTCAgttcccccttttcctcctctgtgtgcTTCCACACTAGATGCTGCGGTAGCAAGCAACGAGATAGAAGTGCAGCTGAGAGTACTGGTCTCTGAACACAGAAAG GATCTTGGCCTTTCTACTGTTTGGGATGACCATCTGTCCTATCTGTTGTCACCAGCACTAGCAGCCTATGAGCTTGAACGTACAACAAGCATTTCTGCAGGAAATGAAGAGTTCCAAGATGCTGTAAGAAGAGCGGTACCTGATGGTCACACGTTTAAGGGGTTTCCTATCCATTTTGTATACAGAAATGCCAGGAGAGCATTTGCCACATGTCTTCG GTCTCCTTTTTGTGAAGAAGTAGTCTGTTGCAGGGGAGACCAAGTGCGACTTGCTGTTCGTGTACGAGTGTTTACATACCCTGAATCTGCATGTGCTGTTTGGATCATGTTTGCTTGTAAATACCGCTCTGtcctttga